Within Gemmatimonadaceae bacterium, the genomic segment GCTGGCGAGATCCGAGCGATTGTCCGCGAAGAACGTGGCTTCGGCGAAGCGACGGGCGATGATCGGGTCGGTCGAGCAGAAGCTCGCCTCCAGCTCCTGAGTCAGCTCGGGATGGTCGGGGTTCTTCATGATCACGGGGGCAAGAAAGTTCGCCCAACCGATGAAGTTCCTGTCCATCGTCTCGAGCAGACCCTCGATCTCGTCGCGGTCGAACCCGCCGACGTACGGCGGATCGTTGACATAACGTGGCGACGGCCCAACGAGGACGAGCCGATCGAAGCGGTCCGGCTCGCGATTCGCCGCGAGCACGCCGATCATCGAGCTCACCGAGTGGCCGACGAAGATGACGTCGCGCAGATCGAGCGCGTTGACGATGTCGAGCACGTCCTGCGCATACCCGTCGAGCGATGCATAACGCTCCGGGTCATACGCCGAGAGGTCGGAGCGCCCGGACCCGACGTAGTCGAAGAGGACGACGCGATAGTCGTTCTCGAAAGCGGGCGCGACGAAGCGCCACATGTTCTGATCGCAACCGAACCCGTGCGCGAAGAGCAGCGGCTGAGTGCCTCGGCCACGCACGACGACGTGGTTGCGGCGAAGGATGACGTCGTTGGAGGACATGGAAGGTGGGGGAAAGCAGGTCTAATGATTGCACCCACGTCACTACTCAATTTTCATGCGACCGGACCCAACACCATTCAGACTCGACCGTGAGCGCACCCGTCCCGCTGGTTGCAGCGGCGACCGACGATACAGTAGCGGGCGGACGGACGTGGATGCGCCGAAGGCAAAGAGGGCGATGCCGAGCCACGCCTACGTCGAGGAATGGTCCATACTCCAAGCACTGCCCCGGCCGCGCCAAAGGCGAGCGGGAGGGCGAGGTAGCGGAGCATTTTGCGGCCCGACGTCCGGATGACGATTGGTTGCATGGTCTCGTTGAGTATTCGTGAATCAACGCGTGGCATCGCTCACTGCCCGTGTCGACCATGACGTTCTCGACTTGCATCGTCGCGCCTGGGCGCGCGGGATGCTTGACGGCGATTGTCGTGCGGAAGATGCCCATGTCGTCGATCATATGTTGTCTCCGCCTGAGGCATTCATCGATTTCGTTTGCACGGTGCCCGATAGCCCCGGCCAGTGTGAGCCGGGACTATCGGACGACCGACCGCGAGATCCACGTCTCTGTTACTGTCCCGAGCTCTCACCCAGGGCGACGAGAAGCTCGTCCAGCTGATCGAACGTCTCGACCATTGCATCGGCTGCTCCGGTGCCGGCAGCGTCGAGCGCTTCCTTCGAAGGGTAGCTCTCGCGCAGTATCACCAGCGTCTTGCCGCCCTTTTCCTCGAAGGTCACCGTGGTGACAGGCCCGCTCTCGCCACCTTCGTCATTGGTCCACGCGAGGCGCGAATACGGCTTCACTTCGACATACGTGCCGAAAAACGCGGCAGGCTCGGGGCCACCGTGGTCGAATACCAATCGGTACTTGCCTCCGACACGAGCATCCACCTCGCAGGACAGCAGGGTCATTCCCATCGACTGGGGCACCCACCAACGCTTGAGCAGCTCGGCCTTGGAAAACGCCTCGAACACGATGCGCGCCGGGCCGTTGATGGTCCGCGTGACAACCACCTCGCGGTCCGACTTCCGTTCCACCGTGGTGCGGTTCTTCACGGGGCCGGGCTTACTTTCGATTCTTGCGTTCATCGCTCTTCTCCTTTCGTGTGAGTTCCTCGACAACCTTGTTCAACTCATCGAAGCGTTCGTCCCACCGCTGGCGGTATCTCTCGAGCCACGCCGTCTCTTCCTCCAATCGGCGCGGGCCCAGCTGGCACGTCCGCACGCGCCCGATCTTCTTCGTGGTGACGAGCCCCGCCTGCTCCAGAACGCCGACGTGCTTCTTCATGCCCGTGAGCGTCATGTGGAATTTCTCGGCAAGGTCCGTGATCGAAGCGTCGGCTCGTCCGAGCTGCTCCAGAACGCCACGCCGCGTGGCGTCGGAGAGCGCGGCGAACGAAGTATCAAGTCGGGTCGTCATATACTGAACCGTATGGTTCAGTATTTAAGGCAAGCGTTCGCGGCATGCAAGGGGTGGCCGCGAAGAACGATGCGTCCTACACTTGCCGACGACCCATGCGACATCACACGCTCACGCTCCCGACGCTCGCCCTGCTGCTGGCGAGCGCTGCCCAGGGACAGACCGAGTACTACCGTCACTCGGTCTTCGACAACAGCCTCCTGCGCGACTTCTACTTCTACAGCTTCGCGCAGGCCACCGCGCCGAGCACGCTCGAAGCCCAGAACGCACGGTTGCCGGTGGACACTGTCCACTTCCTCTCGCCGCCTAACGCGCTGCGCATCCACTGGCAGTCGATGCCCGGCGGCGGCTGGGACGCCGAAGTGCACCTCGACAATTTCCGGAACCGCTCGCCGGGACTGTCGGGGCGCACGCTCTCCTTCTGGATCTATTCGCCAACAGCGATCTCCGCTGCCGACCTGCCCAACCTCATGCTGTCGCAGGCGCGCGAGGGACTTCAGGTCGCGAAGTTCACCGCGCCCGAGCCACTCGGCCGCTTCACCGGCGGCGATCTGCCGGCGAACAAGTGGGTCGAGGTACGCGTGCCTATGACACCCCTGAACAGTGCGTCCGTCTATCC encodes:
- a CDS encoding metalloregulator ArsR/SmtB family transcription factor; translated protein: MTTRLDTSFAALSDATRRGVLEQLGRADASITDLAEKFHMTLTGMKKHVGVLEQAGLVTTKKIGRVRTCQLGPRRLEEETAWLERYRQRWDERFDELNKVVEELTRKEKSDERKNRK
- a CDS encoding alpha/beta hydrolase, giving the protein MSSNDVILRRNHVVVRGRGTQPLLFAHGFGCDQNMWRFVAPAFENDYRVVLFDYVGSGRSDLSAYDPERYASLDGYAQDVLDIVNALDLRDVIFVGHSVSSMIGVLAANREPDRFDRLVLVGPSPRYVNDPPYVGGFDRDEIEGLLETMDRNFIGWANFLAPVIMKNPDHPELTQELEASFCSTDPIIARRFAEATFFADNRSDLASVRVPSLILQCSEDAIAPDAVGDYLRQHLPGSTLHKLRATGHCPHMSHPEETIAAIRDYLEQHQPAAA
- a CDS encoding SRPBCC domain-containing protein, translated to MNARIESKPGPVKNRTTVERKSDREVVVTRTINGPARIVFEAFSKAELLKRWWVPQSMGMTLLSCEVDARVGGKYRLVFDHGGPEPAAFFGTYVEVKPYSRLAWTNDEGGESGPVTTVTFEEKGGKTLVILRESYPSKEALDAAGTGAADAMVETFDQLDELLVALGESSGQ